The proteins below are encoded in one region of Hordeum vulgare subsp. vulgare chromosome 3H, MorexV3_pseudomolecules_assembly, whole genome shotgun sequence:
- the LOC123443021 gene encoding UDP-glycosyltransferase 1-like, which translates to MAMPEELHFVLVPLVAQGHIIPMVDVARLLAARGPRVSVVTTPVNAARNRATVDGARRAGLAVEFVELPFPCAQLGLPEGVEAIDQMAGLEPAMYLRFFQAIWKIADPLEEYLRALPRRPVCLVVDACNPWTAPVCERLGIPRLVMHCPSAYFQLAVHRLSAHGVYDRVRDDEMAPFEVPEFPVRAVGNKATFRGFFQYPGVEKEYREALDAEATADGLLFNTSRGIEGVFVDGYAVALGKRTWAVGPTCASSSMVNDADAKAGRGNRADVDAGHIVSWLDARPPASVLYVSFGSISQLTAKQLAELARGIEASGRPFVWAIKEAKGDAAVRALLDDEGFEARVKDRGLLVRGWAPQVTILSHPAVSGFLTHCGWNATLEAVSYGVPTLTWPTVADQFCSEQLLVDVLGVGVRSGVKIPAMYLPKEAEGVQVTSREVEKAVAEMMGDGPEGSARRLRANEIAAEARAAMEESGSSHSDLTDMIRYVTDLSKQRSRERDASSMARPSELGEKNQQDAVLPVQMTQVSI; encoded by the coding sequence ATGGCGATGCCGGAGGAGCTGCACTTCGTGCTGGTGCCGCTGGTGGCGCAGGGCCACATCATCCCCATGGTGGACGTGgcgcgcctcctcgccgcgcgcggcCCGCGGGTCAGCGTGGTCACCACGCCCGTCAACGCCGCGCGCAACAGGGCCACCGTCGACGGCGCCAGGAGGGCCGGTCTCGCCGTCGAGTTCGTCGAGCTCCCCTTTCCCTGCGCGCAGCTCGGCCTACCGGAGGGGGTGGAGGCTATCGACCAGATGGCAGGGCTCGAGCCGGCCATGTACCTCAGGTTCTTCCAGGCCATATGGAAGATCGCCGACCCGCTGGAGGAGTACCTCCGGGCGCTGCCGCGCCGGCCGGTCTGCCTCGTCGTCGATGCGTGCAACCCGTGGACGGCGCCGGTGTGTGAACGTCTCGGCATCCCCAGGCTGGTGATGCACTGCCCCTCGGCCTACTTCCAGCTCGCCGTGCACCGCCTGTCGGCGCACGGCGTGTACGACCGCGTCCGCGACGACGAGATGGCGCCGTTCGAGGTGCCGGAGTTCCCGGTGCGCGCCGTCGGCAATAAGGCAACGTTCCGGGGATTCTTCCAGTACCCCGGCGTGGAGAAGGAGTACCGTGAAGCGCTCGACGCCGAGGCCACCGCCGACGGCCTGCTGTTCAACACGTCCCGCGGCATCGAAGGCGTCTTCGTGGACGGGTACGCGGTGGCCCTCGGCAAGAGGACGTGGGCCGTCGGGCCGACATGCGCCTCGAGCAGCATGGTCAACGACGCCGACGCCAAGGCCGGCCGCGGCAACCGCGCCGACGTCGACGCCGGACACATCGTCTCGTGGCTCGACGCCCGGCCGCCGGCGTCCGTGCTGTACGTCAGCTTCGGCAGCATCTCGCAGCTGACGGCGAAGCAGCTAGCCGAGCTCGCGCGCGGCATCGAGGCGTCCGGGCGGCCGTTCGTGTGGGCGATCAAGGAGGCCAAGGGGGACGCCGCCGTTCGGGCGCTGCTCGACGACGAGGGGTTCGAGGCGCGCGTCAAGGACAGGGGCCTCCTCGTCCGCGGGTGGGCGCCGCAGGTGACCATCCTCTCGCACCCGGCGGTGAGCGGCTTCCTCACGCACTGCGGCTGGAACGCGACGCTGGAGGCCGTCTCCTACGGCGTGCCGACTCTGACGTGGCCCACCGTCGCCGACCAGTTCTGCAGCGAGCAGCTGCTCGTGGACGTGCTCGGCGTGGGCGTCAGGTCCGGCGTCAAGATCCCCGCCATGTACCTCCCGAAAGAGGCCGAGGGGGTTCAGGTGACGAGCCGCGAGGTGGAGAAGGCGGTTGCAGAGATGATGGGCGACGGGCCGGAGGGGTCGGCGAGGAGGCTCAGGGCCAACGAGATCGCCGCTGAGGCGAGGGCGGCCATGGAGGAAAGCGGGTCATCGCATTCCGACTTGACGGACATGATCCGCTATGTCACGGACCTGTCGAAGCAGAGAAGCCGCGAGAGGGACGCGAGCTCGATGGCCCGGCCTTCCGAGCTCGGAGAGAAGAACCAACAGGATGCTGTGCTGCCGGTACAAATGACGCAAGTTAGCATTTAG